The DNA sequence GGATACCATAGCAGAACTCAGGTTTGTTTCTTTGTTGCTTAATTTAgcccaatttcaaaattttgtgatttgtcATTGTGAATTTTGTTAATTGGTAGTAGTTTTATATGATTTGTGAATTGGATGATTGTGTGGTGTCTGTGGTGATTGAAAGGAAATGTGTGTAATCTATAGCAAAACGAAATAGGTTTCTAATCCCCACGGCTAGAAATTAATGTTCATAACTGTGATAGGTGGGCTTGAAAAAAAACTTCCTGCTGAAGAGAGATTATAAATTGTATTTATGGTAAGGTTGACAGTAGTTGAAGCTGACTTTGTGTTTGTCGTTGTGAACTGGTGTAGTTTGTGTGAAAACAGTTACTAGTTTGTAATGGATAGAGTTGAAGTATGAGCTGACTGGTCCTGCCGTGACTGTATAATGTGCAATTGATCGAAGAATATGGTGGGGTCCATGTCGCGTGGTCATTTCTATCATCCTACTTGTAGGTTTTGACGTATAAGATGTAAAAAAACTTACTTGGGCATGTATAAAGATGATCTGAGTGCTGTAGAATTGATTTACTGTAGTTCTGGTCATGAAACATCTTCACCTATTGATATTGTTTCTGGAGTTCTCATGAAAAATTAAGGTTTGATGCTTGAAAATGCATTGCTGTCTTGTTTCCGGAAGGAAATACTTACCATTGAGGGATTTAGCAGGAGGAGATTCATGAATTGCTCTTAAGTTTTGCTGAAGCTGGAGCAACTGTTGTAAGGCTTAAAGGTGGAGATCCTTTGGTAAGTACTATAAGAGCTTATATCATTAGAGAATATTAATGGAAGAATGCCATTTGCTGTTTCACCATGATGTTTTTGAAAGTTGGGTTTTGATTACTATAACCTTTGGTTGCAGGTATTTGGAAGGGGTGGAGAGGAGATGGACTTTCTACAACAACAAGGGATTGAAGTGAAAGTCATTCCAGGTATGGCGATTTGGAATAATTCTCATTCTTGTGCGTATGTGCATGTGCAtgtgtgtttttgttgttattcCTTCATTATGTTTGCACTTCAATCGTCATTGGTTACTTCAGTATGAATTCATGACGGAGTTCACTACTTTCGGGAAGTTCCTAAGTATAGAAACCTAGGATCCCTTTTTAATGTGCAGGTTTTGCTACTTCGGTTTCGTTCTACATTAAACCAGAGACATTAGAGAAAATGCTAAACCAAGTTACATGAATGGCCAAACGAGATATACTTATATATCTTCTGGAATCAGATCCTGTATACAAGCTTTGACTTTAATGAAAAGTATCATGACCTTATATACGTGTTTTTGTAAATTGACAGGCATAACAGCTGCTTCTGGAATAGCTGCTGAATTAGGAATTCCATTGACACACCGTGGTGTTGCAACTAGTGTTCGATTTCTAACAGGCCACTCAAGAAAGGGTGGAACGGATCCTCTGTTTGTCGCAGCGAATGCTGCTGACCCGGATTCCACACTTGTAGTCTATATGGGCTTGTCGACTCTCCCTTCCCTCGCTTCCAAACTAATGCAACATGGTTTGCCAGACAACACACCTGCTGCAGCAATCGAGCGAGGAACTACTCCTCAACAGCGCATAGTAAGCCAATCTTAACCAAGTTCTGATTTTGATTGCTGCATGTAAGTTCGGATAGCAGACACATAAGGCAGATTATGGCAGATATCAGAATTATCCTTTCATATCATCCAATCCTAACTCGTTTTGTAACCATTAGGTGTTTGCTGAACTGAAGGACCTTGCTGATGAAATAGCAACGAACCAGCTAGTTTCGCCTTCTTTAATCATCATCGGGAAAGTTGTTGCTCTTTCGCCATTATGGCCGCATGCCATGCTAGAAACTTCCTCCCTGGTCGAATCTAGATAACAAGGTTTACACGGAGGTGAAGCAAAGAACCTTGCCTTTGAAGGCACATTAAACTGATGGTAGCTTCTCTGGTTGCTTTTTATGCTCATCAATCTGCATCCCTGCATCAGGCCTCGATGCGAGATTAAGAGCGATCATAAGCGTCTCATGCTTCATTTTTGCTAGTGGATTGCGGAATTAGTTATTTATCTTAGTCCAAATTATGATCATAATTGGTGACAGAGTTGGTTGTATTTGAGAGTGTAGGGGTGTCTGTCTCTGTTTTAAACCTAAAATAAGAGTGTGTTGATGTTCTTTATgcctttatttttctctagtTTTCGTAAGCCCTTTTGATTCCATGTTTTGTTTCGATTacggctgacaatttttgataCGACACGGACTCACACGAAgttaacacgacacgaacacgcacgCTTAGGATTTGGGTCCTAGGGTTGACCCAATATGAACCCGAAGATAACGGGTTGGGTCGGGTTGGGTTTGGGTTATacattaaggaaaaaaaataattatttttattaattaaaaaaatattaaactttaattttagttacttttgttgattaaaactaaaatttaattaattaaaaaatattataatttaattttaattaattaaaaaatactactatactttaattttattaattaaaaaatattaattaatttttaatgaattttaaaaatatactattatacttagattttattaaaaattaattattttaattatttaattttattatttagatttaatattcctatactttaattttattattttgattaagaaaatatttattttaatttggtattttttattttatcctataaTATCATGTTTAAATCGTATAATAGCATCGTGTATtagtcgttatcgtgtcgtgtcaagataattactatcattaacagataattgatttttttttggtacacGTTAACACACACGAATCCGACACGAACCCGCTGGGTTGTAACGCGATGATTTTAGGTTGGGTTGGGTTTAACCTTATTGGGTTGGGTCAATTATGGGTTGACAGTAACGATAAAGACCCAATCCGCATGATTTGACAGACCTAGTTTCGATGGTGATATGTACTTAATCCCACTATGgctaatggagtactattaaattttacaCGCTGGTTGATTATGTTTttgtattactccctctgtcccataatattttaccatttacgtctgtcccacaataagagtcatatttcacttttatcaaaAATGGGAAGTATGACTCCCATTCCTCCAATTTATCCCACTCACGTTATTTTATAAACCTaggaataatatatataggtgaGCGGAGGAGACCCATATTTGTCTAACTTATTCAatccatttttcattatatttattaaaattcgtgtccaAACCAAATAGGATTCCTATTGcaagacggaggaagtagtatttattttatagaaaaaataaatctgaAAATGTTTAGCTTGATTAAAACAATTAACGGCACttccaaatttgaaattaggTACTACTACAAATTTGCAAATGAACGCAATTCTGGTATGGATTGGTACACTAACCAACCAAAAATGCTTAGACCATTTTTGTACATACAACTGAATCAAAACATGAATAGTTTGTTTGATATGTTTCTCAGCAGCTGATTGTAATGTCCTAAATTCTACAAGGAAACgaaaaaacactaaaattaCGATACTTATTAACAGAATTATGTTTACTTAACAGGAAAAGTAAGTGTTGAATCACTGAAAACTTAaaccaaaatttcatttccatATCTGTACATGTATAGAGTGTGGCTTCTTAGCACTACAaagaatgaataaataaattgaaaagaatagGAATGTAAGGTGCAATTTGTACACCTATTAGctaaacatttcatttctatgcAATCTCCTCGCTACTTCCTTCAGTTTTTTCCTTGGAAAGCTTTCTCTAGCTGCAGTTTCAAGATTCAGAGACATCGATGCCCCAGCCTACTTCGAAACGTGTCCTTCAATTTCAGGCCCCATTGCATTGGTAGAATGCAGTTGAAGATCAACTGATATGATTGAATGGGATGCAATAACTCATGTGGTAAAGAGTGAGATCCGTAGAGAGTTAGACAGCGGAATGCGCTGTCGTGCCATTGCACATGCACTCGGGGATAGGGTACTTAGTGACATCTCTCCCAGCTTTGCTGGTCCTGAGCACCGGCTGTCCCATGGAATCCTGCTGCAACTCACGAATCAGTCTGTTGAACTCGGATTCGGGAAGGGAAGAGTTCAAGAAGTGTTGTATCATCTGTCTCTTGTTAGGGATTATAGTCTTCTTGTGCCCTGCATAGGCTCTATGCCCCTGAATAGCATGCCCCATATTTCCCCCATGCGATGGCATGAACACATCACTATTCTCAGAGACTATGTCGTCGACAGCAGCCAGAAGGGAAGGCTTGTTAACTATTGGCTCGAGTTCACCAGGCAATGCAAGGTCTTCCTTGTTGAAGAAATGGGGAAACTCTGAGGTGAGTGGCAGCAGGGCTTCTTTTCCACCCAACGGAACGCCTCCTGCCCAGTAGATTCTCGTGCTCGTTGGAGCTCCCAGAGCTTTGAGTAACCTAAGCATACAAAACACATGCATACGTTTAGAACAACAGCCCGTGGTAAGGAATTTCATGCCATTTGTGAATCCCAGAAACTTAGCAAGACTTACCTAGCTACTTCCAATGCGTTCAAGGGGCATAGGCCTGCGAGTTTCCTGTCATGATAGGTCATGTTTGATCTTGAAGTCAAGAGCTCGGGGCGTGCTTTCCGTTCATTGTTTATCATCTCATCATAGTCACGAGTTAGGCCAGGGAGACAGCCAGTCCTCACCCACACATCCTTCTCCATTCTCAAATGAAGAGCAAGGTAAGGTCCCTTGCTTCTCATTCTCTCTGTAAGTTTGGTACCAAGCTCAATGATACGTGGGACGAACCGTAGAGCATCAAAAGCCACCTACATGTTGATTAGGATGAGAATGTGCAAAACTCAAACAGAATAAAAGAAGCAGCTACAAATGTGAATTCCTAAGCAAAAGGTAGATGTTTTTCAGTGTAAGTAGAAAGAAGAGACGGCCAAAGATACCTTGCAACGAAGCTTCTGAAGATCGGAAGGGAGATCCTTAGAGAGCCTCGAATCCAGGCCGCGAAGCAGCAACACACCCTCCCTCCTAAGCTGCAAGACACAAAGGGTTTCTTTCGATCAATAACTTGTTActaaacaaaacaatattCAAATCATTGGAGGAATCAAATAGAATCTCCAAAACCATCTAGGGCCGGCCTACAAAAATAGGAATCAATACCACTAAGCTGTCTTTTTTTGAAAGATTCAAACTTTAGAGTCATCTAATTAACCTTAACAGATCAAAAGAAATTTCAAAGATGACAGCTGCAAACAGTAATACTACTAGAAACCTAACTATTTGTCCCAACCACAAAAGATGACTGCCATTATTGGCATAA is a window from the Salvia hispanica cultivar TCC Black 2014 chromosome 1, UniMelb_Shisp_WGS_1.0, whole genome shotgun sequence genome containing:
- the LOC125201510 gene encoding S-adenosyl-L-methionine-dependent uroporphyrinogen III methyltransferase, chloroplastic isoform X1, translating into MALLSRLPSSTPIYQSRNPNPSLHRKLFTINCSSDSLKASPFTEKHSIERYQRDSWVYKSQLQQPSCSCQLPSDQDFVRDYDIAMQLPELKKLLEVLREKRRDENGGERKGPGNVFLVGTGPGDAELLTIKALRVIESADLLLYDRLVSNDVLNLVGPNANLLYVGKTAGYHSRTQQEEIHELLLSFAEAGATVVRLKGGDPLVFGRGGEEMDFLQQQGIEVKVIPGITAASGIAAELGIPLTHRGVATSVRFLTGHSRKGGTDPLFVAANAADPDSTLVVYMGLSTLPSLASKLMQHGLPDNTPAAAIERGTTPQQRIVFAELKDLADEIATNQLVSPSLIIIGKVVALSPLWPHAMLETSSLVESR
- the LOC125201510 gene encoding S-adenosyl-L-methionine-dependent uroporphyrinogen III methyltransferase, chloroplastic isoform X2 gives rise to the protein MALLSRLPSSTPIYQSRNPNPSLHRKLFTINCSSDSLKASPFTEKHSIERYQRDSWVYKSQLQQPSCSCQLPSDQDFVRDYDIAMQLPELKKLLEVLREKRRDENGGERKGPGNVFLVGTGPGDAELLTIKALRVIESADLLLYDRLVSNDVLNLVGPNANLLYVGKTAGYHSRTQEEIHELLLSFAEAGATVVRLKGGDPLVFGRGGEEMDFLQQQGIEVKVIPGITAASGIAAELGIPLTHRGVATSVRFLTGHSRKGGTDPLFVAANAADPDSTLVVYMGLSTLPSLASKLMQHGLPDNTPAAAIERGTTPQQRIVFAELKDLADEIATNQLVSPSLIIIGKVVALSPLWPHAMLETSSLVESR
- the LOC125205098 gene encoding O-fucosyltransferase 20-like, which gives rise to MAVSKSINKSHISVQSEFINSLSDSSLDSLLQRNKKKQIHRSKLRAFLRSSRFFISLAFFLGFLWMLKILSNFDPSQLPCSVSQESEAVIGNGGLSSDLDFAAKTGEKGEESEFWKQPDGMGYRPCLDFSGGYRRESGEIVKDRSNYLMVVVAGGMNQQRNQIIDAVVIARILGAALVVPILQKNVIWADESEFSDIFDLDHFKSVLANDVRIVSSLPSTHVMTRPVEEKRTPLHASPQWIRSHYHKKLRREGVLLLRGLDSRLSKDLPSDLQKLRCKVAFDALRFVPRIIELGTKLTERMRSKGPYLALHLRMEKDVWVRTGCLPGLTRDYDEMINNERKARPELLTSRSNMTYHDRKLAGLCPLNALEVARLLKALGAPTSTRIYWAGGVPLGGKEALLPLTSEFPHFFNKEDLALPGELEPIVNKPSLLAAVDDIVSENSDVFMPSHGGNMGHAIQGHRAYAGHKKTIIPNKRQMIQHFLNSSLPESEFNRLIRELQQDSMGQPVLRTSKAGRDVTKYPIPECMCNGTTAHSAV